The following are from one region of the Stanieria cyanosphaera PCC 7437 genome:
- a CDS encoding GNAT family N-acetyltransferase, translated as MIVREYRKSDLPEISRLFYNTIHQINSRDYIREQIEAWAAEIKDELFWQERFRNDLVYVVETNHSIVGFTNFKTTGYIDCFYVHHQWQGQGVGSLLIKKIESEARKQQISLLFLEASITAMPFFKAKGFVVIREQERLYNGCRFKQFYLEKSFII; from the coding sequence ATGATTGTGAGAGAATATCGCAAATCAGACTTACCTGAAATTTCTCGTTTATTTTATAATACTATTCATCAAATTAATTCACGAGATTACATCAGGGAACAAATTGAAGCCTGGGCAGCAGAAATTAAAGATGAATTATTCTGGCAGGAAAGGTTTAGAAACGATCTAGTTTATGTTGTAGAAACAAATCATAGTATTGTCGGATTTACTAACTTTAAAACAACAGGATATATTGATTGTTTTTATGTCCATCATCAATGGCAAGGTCAAGGTGTTGGTTCTTTATTGATTAAAAAAATAGAATCAGAGGCTAGAAAGCAACAAATTTCTTTATTATTTTTGGAGGCAAGCATTACTGCTATGCCTTTTTTTAAAGCAAAGGGATTTGTGGTTATTAGAGAGCAAGAAAGATTATATAACGGTTGTAGATTTAAGCAATTTTATCTGGAAAAAAGTTTTATTATTTAG
- the rpmH gene encoding 50S ribosomal protein L34, producing the protein MTQRTLGGTNRKQKRTSGFRARMRTSNGRKVVQARRKRGRHRLTV; encoded by the coding sequence GTGACTCAACGTACCCTAGGCGGAACTAATCGCAAACAAAAAAGAACTTCAGGTTTTCGCGCTCGGATGCGGACTAGTAACGGACGAAAAGTGGTTCAAGCTCGTCGTAAAAGAGGACGTCACCGCCTAACTGTATAA
- a CDS encoding glycosyltransferase has translation MQTVKPVSSSRENFPLFVTRNSGFRLHQATLVILVMIGCFAAISLSWLFGNSHITELFASLQLIQENPPSWLIPPQLGNKYYLLVPTLVLFFLAQGIMRVSPTPQTWSRRIVVSILLILLVRYLLWRVLSTLNLADPVNGTFSLLLLLMELLTISGAIIQLLLMFSVKNRHREANRYSEAVEQGSYAPSVDILIPTYNEPDFILKRTIVGCQALDYPHKQIYLLDDTKRTEIKQLAQQLGCHYITRPDNSHAKAGNLNHALAQTHSELVVVFDADFIPTANFLKRTVGFFQNQKIALVQTPQSFYNCDPIARNLGLEDVLNPEEEVFYRQVEPIKDGVGSVVCAGTSFIVRRSALEEIGYFVTNSVSEDYFTGIRLAAKGYELVYLDEKLSAGLAAENISAHIDQRLRWARGTLQAFFIESNPLTIPGLNFWQRLGHLEGLLHWFTPIPRFFFLFVPIIYIFFGINPIEFSLRELVYIFLPYYIIQLSVFAWLNHRSRSAILADLYSLVQCFPTAITVVKIILSPFAKGFKVTPKGLASDRFYFNWTLALPLVGLLIITGISFVLAVLNSSTQSALNLGLWWSFYNLITLSVALLTLLDIPKPSFYEWFSLKKPVILTVDNDCIYNGVTNKLSEEGAEITLATNTELPTQINLTLIEEGLQVNGYITHSYVQERTNRIRIKFKNLSLAQQKSLIEILYCRPGQWRRKNSPGEIKSLLIMIKVLLRPLTLLRHKQAIAYYQNKLI, from the coding sequence ATGCAAACAGTTAAACCAGTATCATCGTCTAGAGAGAATTTTCCTCTCTTTGTAACTCGTAACTCAGGCTTCCGCTTACATCAAGCGACCTTAGTTATACTTGTTATGATTGGTTGTTTTGCAGCAATTTCTCTTTCTTGGTTATTCGGTAATAGTCACATCACCGAATTGTTTGCTAGTTTGCAGCTAATTCAGGAAAATCCTCCAAGTTGGTTGATACCACCGCAGTTAGGAAATAAATATTATCTTCTAGTACCGACACTGGTACTGTTTTTTTTGGCGCAAGGAATTATGAGAGTGTCTCCTACACCTCAAACTTGGTCACGCCGAATAGTTGTCTCAATTTTATTGATCTTATTAGTTCGCTATTTATTATGGCGAGTTTTATCTACCCTCAATCTTGCAGATCCTGTTAATGGAACTTTTAGTCTGTTATTGCTATTGATGGAATTATTAACTATATCAGGAGCAATTATTCAACTACTTTTGATGTTCTCAGTCAAAAATCGCCATCGTGAAGCAAATCGATACAGTGAAGCAGTTGAACAAGGTAGTTATGCTCCCTCCGTAGATATTTTAATTCCTACTTACAACGAACCCGATTTTATCTTGAAACGAACTATCGTTGGGTGTCAGGCTTTAGATTATCCCCACAAACAAATTTATCTCCTAGACGATACTAAAAGAACTGAAATCAAACAATTAGCACAGCAATTAGGTTGTCACTACATCACTAGACCTGATAATTCTCATGCTAAAGCAGGAAATTTGAATCATGCCCTTGCCCAAACTCATAGTGAATTAGTTGTAGTGTTTGACGCTGATTTTATTCCTACTGCTAATTTCTTAAAACGCACCGTTGGCTTTTTTCAAAATCAAAAAATTGCTTTAGTTCAAACTCCCCAAAGTTTTTATAATTGCGATCCCATTGCCAGAAATTTAGGCTTAGAAGATGTTTTAAATCCTGAAGAAGAAGTATTTTATCGTCAAGTCGAACCAATCAAAGATGGTGTAGGTAGTGTAGTTTGTGCAGGAACTTCTTTCATCGTTCGTCGTAGTGCATTGGAAGAGATTGGTTATTTTGTAACCAACTCAGTTAGTGAAGACTACTTTACAGGGATTCGTTTAGCTGCCAAAGGTTATGAATTGGTTTATTTAGATGAAAAATTAAGTGCAGGTTTAGCAGCAGAAAACATTTCGGCTCATATCGATCAAAGATTGCGCTGGGCTAGAGGTACTTTGCAAGCATTTTTTATCGAATCCAATCCCCTAACTATTCCAGGATTAAATTTCTGGCAAAGATTAGGTCATTTAGAAGGCTTACTACACTGGTTTACTCCTATCCCTCGTTTCTTTTTTCTATTTGTCCCTATTATCTATATTTTCTTTGGTATCAATCCAATTGAGTTTAGTTTAAGAGAATTAGTTTATATTTTTCTGCCTTACTATATTATTCAGCTTTCAGTTTTTGCTTGGCTTAATCACAGATCTCGTTCAGCAATTTTGGCTGATTTATATTCTTTAGTCCAGTGTTTTCCTACAGCTATTACTGTAGTTAAAATTATTCTAAGTCCTTTTGCTAAAGGATTTAAAGTTACTCCCAAAGGATTAGCTTCAGACCGCTTTTATTTTAATTGGACTTTAGCTTTACCTTTAGTAGGATTATTAATTATTACTGGAATTAGTTTTGTTCTAGCTGTCTTAAATTCTTCAACTCAATCTGCTTTAAATCTTGGTTTATGGTGGAGTTTTTATAATTTAATAACTCTTAGTGTTGCTTTATTGACTTTACTCGACATTCCTAAACCTAGCTTTTACGAATGGTTTTCTTTAAAGAAACCCGTTATCCTTACTGTTGATAACGACTGTATTTACAATGGAGTTACTAACAAATTATCGGAAGAAGGTGCAGAAATAACTTTAGCAACAAACACCGAATTACCAACACAAATCAATTTAACTTTAATCGAAGAAGGATTACAAGTTAACGGTTATATTACCCATAGTTATGTTCAAGAGAGAACAAACAGAATTAGAATTAAATTTAAAAATCTTAGTTTGGCTCAACAGAAAAGTTTAATTGAAATATTGTATTGTCGTCCTGGACAATGGCGCAGAAAAAATAGTCCAGGAGAAATTAAATCTTTACTAATTATGATAAAAGTTTTATTAAGACCCCTCACGTTATTACGTCATAAACAGGCGATTGCCTACTATCAAAATAAATTAATCTAA
- a CDS encoding DUF4336 domain-containing protein — protein MLRKVAQNIWVQEQSQKYYGLEVGTRMTIICLADSQLLVISPIKTDPKNIEQINQLGKVTWIVAPNLYHHLYVADFQDIYPQAKLLVAPGLELKRKDLVVDQVLTQDLIKFDNELEYCLFAGFKILDIPKISPLNEVVFFHIKSKTLILTDTAFHFDNSFPLITQLATRILGGYRTLSPTILEKLAIGNKNQLKQSIKTILNWDFERVIMAHGTIVERQGKQKLVQGYQQFLGEKLSLK, from the coding sequence ATGCTTAGAAAAGTTGCTCAAAATATTTGGGTTCAAGAACAATCACAAAAATATTATGGATTGGAAGTCGGCACTAGAATGACGATAATTTGTTTAGCCGATTCCCAATTATTGGTTATTTCTCCTATCAAAACCGATCCAAAAAATATTGAACAAATTAATCAGTTAGGAAAAGTTACTTGGATTGTAGCTCCTAATCTTTATCATCATCTCTATGTTGCAGATTTTCAAGATATTTATCCTCAAGCTAAACTATTAGTTGCTCCTGGATTAGAATTAAAAAGAAAAGATTTAGTAGTCGATCAAGTTCTCACTCAAGATTTAATCAAGTTTGATAATGAATTAGAATATTGCTTATTTGCAGGCTTTAAAATTTTAGATATACCTAAAATATCACCTCTTAATGAAGTAGTCTTTTTTCATATCAAGAGCAAAACTTTAATTCTGACAGATACTGCTTTTCATTTTGATAACAGTTTTCCTTTGATAACTCAGCTTGCAACTAGAATACTTGGAGGTTATCGTACCTTAAGCCCAACTATTTTAGAAAAATTAGCTATCGGTAATAAAAATCAGTTAAAACAATCAATTAAAACAATTCTAAATTGGGATTTTGAAAGAGTAATTATGGCTCATGGCACTATTGTTGAACGGCAAGGTAAACAAAAATTAGTTCAAGGATATCAACAATTTTTAGGTGAAAAATTATCATTAAAATGA
- the rnpA gene encoding ribonuclease P protein component, whose amino-acid sequence MGLPKANRLKHRRDFVAVYEQGIRRHSRYLILRALLEVSINDSLVTEPTRIGISISQKVSKKAVIRNRIKRQIRAVFRELLPYLPGGWKIVIVVKPKASECKYEHFLRELKQLLIEAEIINGY is encoded by the coding sequence GTGGGATTACCAAAAGCCAATCGGCTAAAACATCGGCGTGATTTTGTCGCTGTTTACGAACAGGGAATCCGCCGTCATAGCCGCTACTTAATTTTAAGGGCATTATTAGAAGTTTCGATCAATGACTCTTTAGTTACTGAGCCAACTCGTATAGGTATTTCTATTAGTCAAAAAGTTAGTAAAAAAGCAGTGATCCGCAATCGCATCAAGCGACAAATTCGTGCAGTTTTTCGAGAGCTACTTCCTTACCTTCCTGGAGGATGGAAAATTGTGATTGTAGTTAAACCGAAAGCAAGCGAATGCAAATATGAACATTTTTTGCGAGAATTAAAGCAGTTATTAATAGAAGCAGAAATAATCAATGGGTATTAA
- a CDS encoding DUF2808 domain-containing protein, translating into MIFKRLTYRSLLTTVALVSCSFSFLPMITYAQGNSGLTIFSGVERENILDYHLDFGGNAGSFDRYRLRVPGKKLMQGVSKFFISYPDYYKGKFDTDKIEVRVKGEPLPIREVIWDQESYLIEIDLEQPLKESNKVEIVFSNVKNPRFGGTFYFQCQILPASDLPIRQHLGTWILSINP; encoded by the coding sequence ATGATTTTTAAAAGATTAACTTATCGAAGTTTGTTAACTACTGTAGCTCTTGTGAGTTGCTCTTTCAGTTTTTTACCCATGATTACTTATGCTCAAGGTAACTCTGGTTTAACTATTTTTAGCGGAGTAGAACGAGAAAATATTTTAGATTATCATTTGGATTTTGGCGGTAATGCTGGTTCTTTTGACCGTTATCGTTTGCGTGTTCCTGGTAAGAAATTGATGCAAGGTGTATCTAAGTTTTTTATTTCTTACCCTGACTACTATAAAGGAAAATTTGATACCGATAAAATTGAAGTCAGAGTTAAAGGCGAACCTCTTCCCATTAGAGAAGTGATTTGGGATCAAGAAAGTTATCTGATCGAAATTGATCTTGAACAACCTCTCAAAGAGAGTAATAAGGTAGAAATTGTCTTTTCTAATGTAAAAAATCCTCGTTTTGGCGGTACTTTTTATTTTCAATGTCAAATTTTACCAGCTTCAGATTTACCAATTCGTCAACACTTAGGCACTTGGATTTTGAGCATCAATCCTTAA
- a CDS encoding GNAT family N-acetyltransferase, translating to MVEQIKPKYSVAWLSNLAEIPQAEWDALALPLNTPFLEWAWINNLETSGSAIARTGWQSCHLTVWRERNLIAAAPFYIKSHSYGEFVFDHQWADLSYRLGVEYYPKLVGMTPFTPATGYRFLIAPEENEEELTELMVAAIDHFCDRNRISSCNFLFVDPDWRALMENFGFSSWLHHSYIWGNQNFNSFDDYLQMFNANQRRNIKRERKAVVNAGLEMRVLAGEEIPHYLYPLIYRFYSNTCDKFYWGSKYLTRKFFEQLYPNYSDRIVLVAAYQEGGDKKPVGMSFCLTKGNNLYGRYWGCFEEYNCLHFEACYYKPIEWAINNGITMFDPGAGGSHKKRRGFPATPNYSLHRFYNRRMNQILRNYIDEINQMEQEEIDAINHELPFSKREINFDFE from the coding sequence ATGGTTGAACAAATCAAACCGAAATACTCTGTTGCTTGGCTTTCAAATTTGGCGGAAATTCCTCAAGCGGAATGGGATGCTTTAGCTCTACCTCTTAATACACCTTTTTTGGAATGGGCGTGGATCAATAATCTCGAAACTTCTGGTAGTGCTATTGCTCGCACGGGATGGCAATCTTGTCACTTGACTGTGTGGCGAGAGAGAAACTTAATTGCTGCTGCACCTTTTTATATTAAAAGCCATAGTTACGGGGAATTTGTTTTCGATCATCAATGGGCTGATTTATCTTATCGTTTGGGAGTTGAATATTATCCTAAGTTGGTAGGGATGACTCCTTTTACTCCTGCAACTGGATACAGATTTTTAATTGCGCCTGAAGAGAATGAAGAAGAACTAACTGAATTAATGGTAGCAGCAATCGATCATTTTTGCGATCGCAATCGAATTTCTAGTTGTAATTTTCTGTTTGTCGATCCTGACTGGCGAGCATTAATGGAAAATTTCGGTTTTAGTAGTTGGTTACATCATAGTTATATTTGGGGCAATCAAAATTTTAATAGTTTTGATGATTATCTTCAGATGTTTAATGCCAATCAGCGTCGCAATATTAAACGAGAAAGAAAAGCGGTAGTCAATGCTGGATTAGAGATGAGAGTATTGGCAGGAGAAGAGATTCCTCATTATTTATATCCTTTAATTTATCGTTTTTATAGTAATACTTGCGATAAATTTTATTGGGGAAGTAAATATCTCACTCGGAAATTTTTTGAACAACTTTATCCTAATTATAGCGATCGCATTGTCCTAGTTGCAGCTTATCAAGAAGGCGGTGATAAAAAACCGGTAGGAATGTCTTTTTGTCTAACTAAAGGCAACAATTTGTATGGTCGTTATTGGGGTTGTTTTGAGGAATATAATTGTTTACATTTTGAGGCTTGTTATTACAAACCTATTGAATGGGCGATTAATAATGGTATTACCATGTTCGATCCTGGTGCGGGAGGAAGTCATAAGAAAAGAAGAGGTTTTCCTGCTACTCCTAATTATAGTTTGCACCGCTTTTATAATCGCAGGATGAATCAAATTTTGCGTAATTATATTGATGAGATTAATCAAATGGAACAGGAAGAAATAGATGCGATTAATCATGAGTTACCTTTCAGTAAAAGAGAAATAAATTTTGATTTTGAGTAA